In Canis lupus dingo isolate Sandy chromosome 1, ASM325472v2, whole genome shotgun sequence, a single genomic region encodes these proteins:
- the ARHGAP33 gene encoding rho GTPase-activating protein 33 isoform X1, which produces MGWRGTEPRARSTDSLDGPGEGSVQPLPHTGGPSVKGKPGKRLSAPRGPFPRLADCAHFHYENVDFGHIQLLLSPEREGPSFSGENELVFGVQVTCQGRSWPVLRSYDDFRSLDAHLHRCIFDRRFSCLPELPPPPEGARAAQMLVPLLLQYLETLSGLVDSNLNCGPVLTWMELDNHGRRLLLSEEASLNIPAVAAAHVIKRYTAQAPDELSFEVGDIVSVIDMPPTEDRSWWRGKRGFQVGFFPSECVELFTERPGPGLKGDADGPPCGVPTPQGVSSLTSAVPRPRGKLAGLLRTFMRSRPSRQRLRQRGILRQRVFGCDLGEHLSNSGQDVPQVLRCCSEFIEAHGVVDGIYRLSGVSSNIQRLRHEFDSERIPELSGPAFLQDIHSVSSLCKLYFRELPNPLLTYQLYGKFSEAMSVPGEEERLVRVHDVIQQLPPPHYRTLEYLLRHLARMARHSANTSMHARNLAIVWAPNLLRSMELESVGLGGAAAFREVRVQSVVVEFLLTHVDVLFSDTFTSAGLDPAGRCLLPRPKSLAGSGPSTRLLTLEEAQARTQGRLGTPTEPTTPKAPASPVERRKGERGEKQRKPGGSSWKTFFALGRGPSIPRKKPLPWLGGTRAPPQPSGGRPDTVTLRSAKSEESLSSQASGAGLQRLHRLRRPHSSSDAFPVGPAPAGSCESLSSSSSSSESSSSSESSSSGSSAAGLGALSGSPSHRTSAWLDDGDELDFSPPRCLEGLRGLDFDPLTFRCSSPTPGDPAPPASPAPPAPASAFPPRVTPQALSPRGTTSPASPTALDISEPLAVSVPPAVLELLGAGGTPASVTPAPALSPSPGLRPHLIPLLLRGAEAQLSDTCQQEICSKLALPVPRGAQGQHGPGMDSPLLPPPLSLLRPGGAPPPPPKNPARLMALALAERAQQVAQRQSQQEHGSTPSAPHSPFHRSLSLEVGGEPPGTSGVGPAPNSLAHPGAWVPGPPPSLPRQQSDGSLVRNQRPPGTSRRGLRGPAQVSAQLGRGGCRGRGHEPEMAAQLPCSVPSQAPTPGFFSSAPRECLPPFLGVPKPGLYPLGSPSFQPSSPAPVWRSPLGPPAPLDRGENLYYEIEAGEGTPYSGPTRSWSPFRSMPPDRLNASYGLLGQSPPLHRSPDFLLSYPPPPSCFPHDHLGYSAPQHPARRPTRPEPLYVNLALGPRGPSPASSSSSSPPAHPRSRSDPGPPAPRLPQKQRAPWGPHTPHRVPAPWGPPEPLLLYRAAPPAYGRGGEHHRGSLYRNGGQGREGAGPPPPYPTPSWSLHSEGQTRSYC; this is translated from the exons ATGGGCTGGAGAGGGACAGAACCGAGG GCTCGCAGCACTGACAGCCTGGATGGCCCAGGGGAGGGCTCAGTGCAGCCCTTGCCCCACACTGGGGGGCCCAGTGTGAAGGGGAAGCCTGGGAAAAG GCTCTCGGCTCCTCGAGGTCCCTTCCCCCGGCTGGCCGACTGTGCCCATTTCCACTATGAGAATGTTGACTTTGGCCATATTCAG CTCCTGCTGTCTCCAGAGCGTGAAGGGCCCAGCTTCTCTGGAGAGAATGAGCTGGTgtttggggtgcaggtgacctGTCAG ggCCGTTCCTGGCCAGTCCTCCGAAGTTATGATGACTTCCGTTCTCTGGATGCCCACCTACACCGATGCATATTTGACAGAAGGTTCTCCTGCCTCCCAGAGCTTCCCCCACCTCCAGAGGGTGCCAGGGCGGCCCAG ATGCTGGTACCACTGCTGCTGCAATACCTGGAGACCCTGTCAGGCCTGGTGGACAGTAACCTCAACTGTGGACCTGTGCTCACCTGGATGGAG CTGGACAACCATGGCCGCCGACTGCTCCTCAGTGAGGAAGCCTCCCTGAACATCCCTGCGGTGGCTGCTGCGCACGTAATAAAACGGTACACGGCCCAGGCACCAGACGAGCTGTCCTTCGAG GTGGGCGACATTGTCTCAGTGATTGACATGCCACCCACGGAGGATCGGAGCTGGTGGCGGGGCAAACGGGGCTTCCAG GTTGGTTTCTTCCCCAGTGAGTGTGTGGAACTGTTCACAGAGCGGCCTGGTCCAGGACTAAAGGGGG ATGCTGATGGTCCCCCCTGCGGTGTCCCAACACCCCAAGGTGTCTCCTCTCTGACCTCAG CTGTGCCCCGGCCACGTGGGAAGCTGGCCGGCCTCCTGCGAACCTTCATGCGCTCCCGCCCTTCTCGGCAGCGGCTGCGGCAGCGGGGCATCCTGCGGCAGAGGGTGTTCGGCTGTGATCTTGGGGAGCACCTCAGCAATTCAGGCCAGGATG TGCCCCAGGTACTTCGCTGCTGCTCTGAGTTTATTGAGGCCCATGGGGTGGTGGATGGAATCTACCGGCTCTCAGGAGTGTCATCCAACATCCAGAGGCTACG GCACGAGTTTGACAGTGAGAGGATCCCGGAACTGTCTGGCCCTGCCTTCCTGCAGGACATCCACAGTGTGTCCTCCCTCTGCAAGCTCTACTTCCGGGAGCTGCCCAATCCCTTGCTCACATATCAGCTCTATGGGAAGTTCAGT GAAGCCATGTCAGTGCCTGGGGAGGAGGAACGCCTGGTGCGTGTCCACGATGTCATCCAACAGCTGCCCCCGCCTCACTACAG gaccctggagtacCTGCTGAGGCACTTGGCCCGCATGGCGAGACACAGTGCCAACACCAGCATGCATGCTCGCAACCTGGCCATCGTCTGGGCACCCAACCTGCTACG gTCCATGGAACTGGAGTctgtggggctgggtggggcagCAGCCTTCAGGGAAGTCCGGGTGCAGTCCGTGGTAGTGGAATTCCTGCTCACCCACGTGGATGTCCTGTTCAGTGACACCTTCACCTCTGCTGGCCTCGACCCTGCAG GCCGttgcctcctccccaggcccaaGTCCCTTGCGGGCAGCGGCCCCTCCACTCGCCTGCTGACGCTGGAGGAAGCCCAGGCTCGCACCCAGGGCCGGCTGGGGACTCCCACCGAGCCCACAACTCCCAAGGCCCCAGCTTCACCTGTGGAAAG gaggaaaggggagagaggagagaagcagcgAAAGCCAGGGGGAAGCAGTTGGAAGACCTTCTTTGCACTGGGCCGGGGCCCCAGCATCCCCCGAAAGAAGCCTCTACCCTGGCTGGGGGGCACCCGTGCTCCACCGCAGCCTTCAG GCGGCCGACCAGACACAGTCACCCTGAGATCTGCCAAAAGTGAGGAGTCTCTGTCATCGCAGGCCAGCGGGGCTG GCCTCCAGAGGCTGCACAGGCTACGGCGACCGCACTCCAGCAGTGATGCTTTCCCTGTGGGCCCGGCACCTGCTGGCTCCTGCGAGAGCctgtcctcatcctcatcctcctccgagtcctcctcctcttctgagtCCTCCTCCTCTGGATCCTCGGCAGCTGGTCTAGGGGCACTCTCTGGTTCCCCCTCACATCGAACCTCAGCCTGGCTGGATGATGGTGACGAGCTGGACTTCAGCCCACCCCGCTGCCTGGAGGGGCTCCGGGGGCTCGACTTCGATCCCCTTACCTTTCGCTGCAGCAGCCCCACACCGGGGGATCCGGCACCTCCTGCCAgcccagcaccccctgcccctgcctctgccttcccaccCAGAGTGACCCCCCAGGCCCTCTCACCCCGTGGGACCACCAGCCCTGCCTCGCCCACTGCCCTGGACATCTCAGAGCCCCTGGCTGTATCAGTGCCACCTGCTGTCCTGGAGCTGCTAGGGGCTGGGGGAACGCCTGCCTCAGTCACCCCAGCACcagccctcagccccagcccaggcctgcgGCCCCATCTCATCCCCTTGCTGCTGCGTGGAGCCGAGGCCCAGCTGAGTGACACCTGCCAACAGGAGATCTGCAGCAAGCTGGCACTGCCTGTTCCCCGGGGAGCCCAAGGCCAGCACG GTCCTGGCATGGATTCACcgctgctgcccccacccctgtcccttcTGCGCCCTGGgggggccccacccccaccccccaagaacCCAGCACGCCTcatggccctggccctggctgaGCGGGCTCAGCAGGTGGCCCAGAGACAGAGCCAACAGGAGCATGGGAGCACCccttctgctccccactcccctttCCACCGCTCACTGTCACTGGAGGTGGGCGGTGAGCCCCCAGGGACCTCAGGGGTTGGGCCAGCCCCCAATTCCCtagcccacccaggtgcctgggttcCTGGACCCCCACCCTCCCTACCAAGGCAACAAAGCGATGGGAGCCTGGTGAGAAACCAGCGGCCCCCAGGGACCTCAAGGAGGGGACTCAGAGGCCCTGCCCAGGTCAGTGCCCAGCTTGGGAGAGGGGGGTGTAGGGGGCGTGGGCACGAGCCAGAGATGGCAGCTCAGCTCCCCTGTTCTGTCCCCTCACAGGCTCCTACTCCGGGGTTCTTCTCTTCAGCCCCTCGGGAGTGCCTGCCACCCTTCCTTGGGGTCCCCAAACCAGGCTTGTACCCCCTGGGTTCCCCATCCTTCCaacccagctccccagccccagtCTGGAGGAGCCCCTTAGGTCCCCCTGCACCACTTGACAGGGGAGAGAACCTGTACTACGAAATCGAGGCGGGTGAGGGAACCCCCTACTCTGGCCCCACTAGGTCCTGGAGTCCCTTTCGCTCTATGCCCCCAGATCGGCTCAATGCCTCATATGGTCTGCTTGGCCAGTCACCACCACTCCACAGGTCCCCCGACTTCCTGCTCAGCTACCCACCGCCCCCCTCCTGCTTTCCCCACGACCACCTTGGCTACTCAGCCCCTCAGCATCCTGCCAGGCGCCCCACCCGGCCTGAGCCCCTCTATGTCAACCTAGCTCTGGGGCCCAGGGGTCCCtcacctgcctcttccagctcctcctcccctcctgcccacccccgtAGCCGTTCAGATCCTggacccccagccccccgcctACCCCAGAAACAGCGGGCACCCTGGGGCCCCCACACTCCTCACAGGGTGCCTGCACCCTGGGGCCCTCCAGAGCCTCTCCTGCTGTATAGGGCAGCCCCACCAGCCTATGGGAGGGGGGGTGAGCACCACCGAGGGTCCTTGTACAGGAATGGGGGGCAAGGAAGGGAGGGGGCTggtcccccacccccctaccccacTCCCAGCTGGTCCCTCCACTCTGAGGGTCAGACCCGGAGCTACTGCTGA
- the ARHGAP33 gene encoding rho GTPase-activating protein 33 isoform X2: MVARSTDSLDGPGEGSVQPLPHTGGPSVKGKPGKRLSAPRGPFPRLADCAHFHYENVDFGHIQLLLSPEREGPSFSGENELVFGVQVTCQGRSWPVLRSYDDFRSLDAHLHRCIFDRRFSCLPELPPPPEGARAAQMLVPLLLQYLETLSGLVDSNLNCGPVLTWMELDNHGRRLLLSEEASLNIPAVAAAHVIKRYTAQAPDELSFEVGDIVSVIDMPPTEDRSWWRGKRGFQVGFFPSECVELFTERPGPGLKGDADGPPCGVPTPQGVSSLTSAVPRPRGKLAGLLRTFMRSRPSRQRLRQRGILRQRVFGCDLGEHLSNSGQDVPQVLRCCSEFIEAHGVVDGIYRLSGVSSNIQRLRHEFDSERIPELSGPAFLQDIHSVSSLCKLYFRELPNPLLTYQLYGKFSEAMSVPGEEERLVRVHDVIQQLPPPHYRTLEYLLRHLARMARHSANTSMHARNLAIVWAPNLLRSMELESVGLGGAAAFREVRVQSVVVEFLLTHVDVLFSDTFTSAGLDPAGRCLLPRPKSLAGSGPSTRLLTLEEAQARTQGRLGTPTEPTTPKAPASPVERRKGERGEKQRKPGGSSWKTFFALGRGPSIPRKKPLPWLGGTRAPPQPSGGRPDTVTLRSAKSEESLSSQASGAGLQRLHRLRRPHSSSDAFPVGPAPAGSCESLSSSSSSSESSSSSESSSSGSSAAGLGALSGSPSHRTSAWLDDGDELDFSPPRCLEGLRGLDFDPLTFRCSSPTPGDPAPPASPAPPAPASAFPPRVTPQALSPRGTTSPASPTALDISEPLAVSVPPAVLELLGAGGTPASVTPAPALSPSPGLRPHLIPLLLRGAEAQLSDTCQQEICSKLALPVPRGAQGQHGPGMDSPLLPPPLSLLRPGGAPPPPPKNPARLMALALAERAQQVAQRQSQQEHGSTPSAPHSPFHRSLSLEVGGEPPGTSGVGPAPNSLAHPGAWVPGPPPSLPRQQSDGSLVRNQRPPGTSRRGLRGPAQVSAQLGRGGCRGRGHEPEMAAQLPCSVPSQAPTPGFFSSAPRECLPPFLGVPKPGLYPLGSPSFQPSSPAPVWRSPLGPPAPLDRGENLYYEIEAGEGTPYSGPTRSWSPFRSMPPDRLNASYGLLGQSPPLHRSPDFLLSYPPPPSCFPHDHLGYSAPQHPARRPTRPEPLYVNLALGPRGPSPASSSSSSPPAHPRSRSDPGPPAPRLPQKQRAPWGPHTPHRVPAPWGPPEPLLLYRAAPPAYGRGGEHHRGSLYRNGGQGREGAGPPPPYPTPSWSLHSEGQTRSYC; the protein is encoded by the exons ATGGTG GCTCGCAGCACTGACAGCCTGGATGGCCCAGGGGAGGGCTCAGTGCAGCCCTTGCCCCACACTGGGGGGCCCAGTGTGAAGGGGAAGCCTGGGAAAAG GCTCTCGGCTCCTCGAGGTCCCTTCCCCCGGCTGGCCGACTGTGCCCATTTCCACTATGAGAATGTTGACTTTGGCCATATTCAG CTCCTGCTGTCTCCAGAGCGTGAAGGGCCCAGCTTCTCTGGAGAGAATGAGCTGGTgtttggggtgcaggtgacctGTCAG ggCCGTTCCTGGCCAGTCCTCCGAAGTTATGATGACTTCCGTTCTCTGGATGCCCACCTACACCGATGCATATTTGACAGAAGGTTCTCCTGCCTCCCAGAGCTTCCCCCACCTCCAGAGGGTGCCAGGGCGGCCCAG ATGCTGGTACCACTGCTGCTGCAATACCTGGAGACCCTGTCAGGCCTGGTGGACAGTAACCTCAACTGTGGACCTGTGCTCACCTGGATGGAG CTGGACAACCATGGCCGCCGACTGCTCCTCAGTGAGGAAGCCTCCCTGAACATCCCTGCGGTGGCTGCTGCGCACGTAATAAAACGGTACACGGCCCAGGCACCAGACGAGCTGTCCTTCGAG GTGGGCGACATTGTCTCAGTGATTGACATGCCACCCACGGAGGATCGGAGCTGGTGGCGGGGCAAACGGGGCTTCCAG GTTGGTTTCTTCCCCAGTGAGTGTGTGGAACTGTTCACAGAGCGGCCTGGTCCAGGACTAAAGGGGG ATGCTGATGGTCCCCCCTGCGGTGTCCCAACACCCCAAGGTGTCTCCTCTCTGACCTCAG CTGTGCCCCGGCCACGTGGGAAGCTGGCCGGCCTCCTGCGAACCTTCATGCGCTCCCGCCCTTCTCGGCAGCGGCTGCGGCAGCGGGGCATCCTGCGGCAGAGGGTGTTCGGCTGTGATCTTGGGGAGCACCTCAGCAATTCAGGCCAGGATG TGCCCCAGGTACTTCGCTGCTGCTCTGAGTTTATTGAGGCCCATGGGGTGGTGGATGGAATCTACCGGCTCTCAGGAGTGTCATCCAACATCCAGAGGCTACG GCACGAGTTTGACAGTGAGAGGATCCCGGAACTGTCTGGCCCTGCCTTCCTGCAGGACATCCACAGTGTGTCCTCCCTCTGCAAGCTCTACTTCCGGGAGCTGCCCAATCCCTTGCTCACATATCAGCTCTATGGGAAGTTCAGT GAAGCCATGTCAGTGCCTGGGGAGGAGGAACGCCTGGTGCGTGTCCACGATGTCATCCAACAGCTGCCCCCGCCTCACTACAG gaccctggagtacCTGCTGAGGCACTTGGCCCGCATGGCGAGACACAGTGCCAACACCAGCATGCATGCTCGCAACCTGGCCATCGTCTGGGCACCCAACCTGCTACG gTCCATGGAACTGGAGTctgtggggctgggtggggcagCAGCCTTCAGGGAAGTCCGGGTGCAGTCCGTGGTAGTGGAATTCCTGCTCACCCACGTGGATGTCCTGTTCAGTGACACCTTCACCTCTGCTGGCCTCGACCCTGCAG GCCGttgcctcctccccaggcccaaGTCCCTTGCGGGCAGCGGCCCCTCCACTCGCCTGCTGACGCTGGAGGAAGCCCAGGCTCGCACCCAGGGCCGGCTGGGGACTCCCACCGAGCCCACAACTCCCAAGGCCCCAGCTTCACCTGTGGAAAG gaggaaaggggagagaggagagaagcagcgAAAGCCAGGGGGAAGCAGTTGGAAGACCTTCTTTGCACTGGGCCGGGGCCCCAGCATCCCCCGAAAGAAGCCTCTACCCTGGCTGGGGGGCACCCGTGCTCCACCGCAGCCTTCAG GCGGCCGACCAGACACAGTCACCCTGAGATCTGCCAAAAGTGAGGAGTCTCTGTCATCGCAGGCCAGCGGGGCTG GCCTCCAGAGGCTGCACAGGCTACGGCGACCGCACTCCAGCAGTGATGCTTTCCCTGTGGGCCCGGCACCTGCTGGCTCCTGCGAGAGCctgtcctcatcctcatcctcctccgagtcctcctcctcttctgagtCCTCCTCCTCTGGATCCTCGGCAGCTGGTCTAGGGGCACTCTCTGGTTCCCCCTCACATCGAACCTCAGCCTGGCTGGATGATGGTGACGAGCTGGACTTCAGCCCACCCCGCTGCCTGGAGGGGCTCCGGGGGCTCGACTTCGATCCCCTTACCTTTCGCTGCAGCAGCCCCACACCGGGGGATCCGGCACCTCCTGCCAgcccagcaccccctgcccctgcctctgccttcccaccCAGAGTGACCCCCCAGGCCCTCTCACCCCGTGGGACCACCAGCCCTGCCTCGCCCACTGCCCTGGACATCTCAGAGCCCCTGGCTGTATCAGTGCCACCTGCTGTCCTGGAGCTGCTAGGGGCTGGGGGAACGCCTGCCTCAGTCACCCCAGCACcagccctcagccccagcccaggcctgcgGCCCCATCTCATCCCCTTGCTGCTGCGTGGAGCCGAGGCCCAGCTGAGTGACACCTGCCAACAGGAGATCTGCAGCAAGCTGGCACTGCCTGTTCCCCGGGGAGCCCAAGGCCAGCACG GTCCTGGCATGGATTCACcgctgctgcccccacccctgtcccttcTGCGCCCTGGgggggccccacccccaccccccaagaacCCAGCACGCCTcatggccctggccctggctgaGCGGGCTCAGCAGGTGGCCCAGAGACAGAGCCAACAGGAGCATGGGAGCACCccttctgctccccactcccctttCCACCGCTCACTGTCACTGGAGGTGGGCGGTGAGCCCCCAGGGACCTCAGGGGTTGGGCCAGCCCCCAATTCCCtagcccacccaggtgcctgggttcCTGGACCCCCACCCTCCCTACCAAGGCAACAAAGCGATGGGAGCCTGGTGAGAAACCAGCGGCCCCCAGGGACCTCAAGGAGGGGACTCAGAGGCCCTGCCCAGGTCAGTGCCCAGCTTGGGAGAGGGGGGTGTAGGGGGCGTGGGCACGAGCCAGAGATGGCAGCTCAGCTCCCCTGTTCTGTCCCCTCACAGGCTCCTACTCCGGGGTTCTTCTCTTCAGCCCCTCGGGAGTGCCTGCCACCCTTCCTTGGGGTCCCCAAACCAGGCTTGTACCCCCTGGGTTCCCCATCCTTCCaacccagctccccagccccagtCTGGAGGAGCCCCTTAGGTCCCCCTGCACCACTTGACAGGGGAGAGAACCTGTACTACGAAATCGAGGCGGGTGAGGGAACCCCCTACTCTGGCCCCACTAGGTCCTGGAGTCCCTTTCGCTCTATGCCCCCAGATCGGCTCAATGCCTCATATGGTCTGCTTGGCCAGTCACCACCACTCCACAGGTCCCCCGACTTCCTGCTCAGCTACCCACCGCCCCCCTCCTGCTTTCCCCACGACCACCTTGGCTACTCAGCCCCTCAGCATCCTGCCAGGCGCCCCACCCGGCCTGAGCCCCTCTATGTCAACCTAGCTCTGGGGCCCAGGGGTCCCtcacctgcctcttccagctcctcctcccctcctgcccacccccgtAGCCGTTCAGATCCTggacccccagccccccgcctACCCCAGAAACAGCGGGCACCCTGGGGCCCCCACACTCCTCACAGGGTGCCTGCACCCTGGGGCCCTCCAGAGCCTCTCCTGCTGTATAGGGCAGCCCCACCAGCCTATGGGAGGGGGGGTGAGCACCACCGAGGGTCCTTGTACAGGAATGGGGGGCAAGGAAGGGAGGGGGCTggtcccccacccccctaccccacTCCCAGCTGGTCCCTCCACTCTGAGGGTCAGACCCGGAGCTACTGCTGA